A window of Aeromicrobium sp. Root236 contains these coding sequences:
- a CDS encoding RNA polymerase sigma factor, which yields MNPAAGSPIRAVKKLLGGAKQEAVDDARKAPAKKAPSTTAPRKTAAKKAATTTPAKKATTPSRSPAKTEATVTKTASSTTAKKTAAKKAPAKKAPAKKAAPKKGVEPQDEESKIPAGIDLADALEVPPVGDGTVMVDAQGKKILPDIPDEEFEKDLATDPTLKEDEQSSFTISAADESDEPVQQVMVAGATADPVKDYLKQIGKVSLLTAGQEVELAKRIEAGLFAEEKLAKGGRISAKMLEELEWITIDGRRAKNHLLEANLRLVVSLAKRYTGRGMLFLDLIQEGNLGLIRAVEKFDYTKGFKFSTYATWWIRQAITRAMADQARTIRIPVHMVEVINKLARVQRQMLQDLGREPTPEELAIELDMTPEKVVEVQKYGREPISLHTPLGEDGDSEFGDLIEDSEAIVPADAVSFTLLQEQLHAVLDTLSERESGVVSMRFGLTDGQPKTLDEIGKVYGVTRERIRQIESKTMSKLRHPSRSQVLRDYLD from the coding sequence GTGAATCCCGCAGCAGGATCGCCGATCCGAGCCGTCAAGAAGCTTCTCGGTGGGGCCAAGCAAGAGGCTGTGGACGACGCCCGCAAGGCCCCGGCCAAGAAGGCACCCAGCACGACCGCACCACGCAAGACGGCAGCCAAGAAGGCCGCCACCACGACCCCGGCCAAGAAGGCCACGACACCGTCCCGTTCCCCGGCCAAGACAGAAGCGACAGTGACCAAGACCGCATCCAGCACCACCGCCAAGAAGACCGCTGCGAAGAAGGCTCCGGCCAAGAAGGCCCCCGCCAAGAAGGCAGCTCCCAAGAAGGGCGTCGAGCCTCAGGACGAGGAGTCGAAGATTCCCGCGGGCATCGACCTGGCCGATGCCCTCGAGGTGCCGCCCGTTGGCGACGGCACCGTGATGGTCGACGCGCAGGGCAAGAAGATCCTTCCGGACATTCCCGACGAGGAGTTCGAGAAGGACCTCGCGACGGACCCGACGCTCAAGGAGGACGAGCAGTCGTCCTTCACGATCTCGGCGGCCGACGAGAGCGACGAGCCGGTCCAGCAGGTCATGGTCGCCGGCGCCACCGCGGACCCGGTCAAGGACTACCTCAAGCAGATCGGCAAGGTCTCGCTGCTGACCGCCGGCCAGGAGGTCGAGCTCGCCAAGCGCATCGAGGCCGGCCTGTTCGCCGAGGAGAAGCTCGCCAAGGGCGGGCGCATCTCGGCCAAGATGCTCGAAGAGCTCGAGTGGATCACGATCGACGGCCGCCGTGCCAAGAACCACCTGCTCGAGGCCAACCTGCGTCTCGTCGTGTCGCTGGCCAAGCGCTACACGGGTCGCGGCATGCTGTTCCTCGACCTGATCCAGGAGGGCAACCTCGGCCTGATCCGCGCGGTCGAGAAGTTCGACTACACCAAGGGCTTCAAGTTCTCGACCTACGCGACGTGGTGGATCCGCCAGGCGATCACCCGCGCGATGGCCGACCAGGCCCGCACGATCCGCATCCCGGTCCACATGGTCGAGGTCATCAACAAGCTCGCACGTGTCCAGCGGCAGATGCTGCAGGACCTCGGCCGCGAGCCCACCCCCGAAGAGCTCGCGATCGAGCTCGACATGACGCCCGAGAAGGTCGTCGAGGTCCAGAAGTACGGCCGCGAGCCGATCAGCCTCCACACGCCCCTGGGCGAGGACGGCGACTCGGAGTTCGGTGACCTGATCGAGGACTCCGAGGCGATCGTCCCGGCCGACGCCGTGTCGTTCACGCTCCTGCAGGAGCAGCTGCACGCCGTCCTCGACACACTCTCCGAGCGCGAGTCCGGCGTCGTCTCGATGCGGTTCGGCCTGACCGACGGCCAGCCCAAGACGCTCGACGAGATCGGCAAGGTCTACGGCGTCACGCGCGAGCGCATCCGTCAGATCGAGTCCAAGACCATGAGCAAGCTGCGGCACCCGTCGCGCTCGCAGGTCCTGCGCGACTACCTCGACTGA
- a CDS encoding type IIA DNA topoisomerase subunit B, whose product MDSTYDARNLLVLEGLEAVRKRPGMYVGSTDTRGLMHCLWEIIDNSVDEALGGFGSHIRVALNDDGSVEVQDDGRGVPVDIEKKTGLTGVEVVYTKLHAGGKFGGGSYVATGGLHGVGASVVNALSSRLDVEVDKNGATWAMSFRRGEPGVFAGDGPDADFTPTNELRKIGKVAKAKTGTRVRYWADPQIFIKGAKFAYDELVTRARQTSFLVPGLEIVISDHRGDEPHEEKFRHDGGIAEFCDFLATDEPVTDVLRLQGEDVFTETVPLLDSKGHMTPQDIERTLGVDIAVRWGTAYDTQVQSFVNIIATPKGGTHLNGFERGITKTFNDVLKTTRLLKSGDPDVIKDDVLEGMTAVVTVRLAEPQFEGQTKEVLGTPAVTKIVNQVVSRELKQFLTSTKTAEKAKARLVMQKVVDASRTRLAARQQRDTQRRKNALESSALPAKLADCRSNDVERSELFIVEGDSALGTAKSARDSEFQALLPIRGKILNVQKASIGDMLKNAECSSIIQVVGAGSGRTFDVDAARYGRIIFMADADSDGAHIRCLLATLFFRYMRELVDAGRVFTAVPPLHRIELSSPKKGQDKYVYTYSDAELQRKLAELQRKNIKWKDPVQRYKGLGEMDASQLAETTMDPRHRTLRRLTVDDGEEASSVFELLMGNEVPPRKEFIVQGAYEIDADRIDA is encoded by the coding sequence ATCGACAGCACGTACGACGCACGCAACCTCCTCGTCCTCGAGGGGTTGGAGGCCGTCCGCAAGCGCCCCGGAATGTATGTCGGCTCCACCGACACGCGTGGTCTCATGCACTGCCTGTGGGAGATCATCGACAACTCGGTCGACGAGGCGCTCGGCGGGTTCGGCAGCCACATCCGTGTGGCGCTCAACGACGACGGCTCGGTCGAGGTGCAGGACGACGGCCGTGGCGTGCCGGTCGACATCGAGAAGAAGACCGGGCTGACCGGCGTCGAGGTCGTCTACACCAAGCTGCACGCGGGCGGGAAGTTCGGCGGCGGGTCCTACGTCGCCACCGGCGGCCTGCACGGTGTCGGCGCCTCCGTGGTCAACGCCCTGTCCTCACGCCTCGACGTCGAGGTCGACAAGAACGGCGCGACCTGGGCCATGTCGTTCCGGCGCGGTGAGCCGGGCGTGTTCGCCGGCGACGGCCCCGACGCCGACTTCACGCCCACCAACGAGCTGCGCAAGATCGGCAAGGTCGCCAAGGCCAAGACCGGCACGCGCGTGCGCTACTGGGCCGATCCGCAGATCTTCATCAAGGGTGCCAAGTTCGCCTACGACGAGCTGGTGACCCGTGCGCGGCAGACCTCGTTCCTGGTGCCCGGCCTCGAGATCGTCATCAGCGACCACCGCGGCGACGAGCCGCACGAGGAGAAGTTCCGTCACGACGGCGGCATCGCCGAATTCTGTGACTTCCTCGCGACCGACGAGCCGGTCACCGACGTGCTGCGGCTGCAGGGTGAGGACGTCTTCACCGAGACCGTGCCGCTGCTCGACAGCAAGGGGCACATGACGCCGCAGGACATCGAGCGCACCCTCGGGGTCGACATCGCGGTCCGCTGGGGCACGGCCTACGACACGCAGGTCCAGTCGTTCGTCAACATCATCGCGACGCCCAAGGGCGGCACCCACCTCAACGGCTTCGAGCGCGGCATCACCAAGACGTTCAACGACGTCCTCAAGACCACGCGGCTGCTCAAGTCCGGCGACCCCGACGTCATCAAGGACGACGTGCTCGAGGGCATGACGGCGGTCGTCACCGTACGCCTGGCGGAGCCGCAGTTCGAGGGCCAGACCAAGGAGGTCCTCGGCACGCCGGCGGTGACCAAGATCGTCAACCAGGTCGTGTCCCGCGAGCTCAAGCAGTTCCTGACGTCCACCAAGACCGCCGAGAAGGCCAAGGCGCGGCTCGTGATGCAGAAGGTCGTCGACGCGTCCCGCACGCGGCTGGCGGCCCGTCAGCAGCGCGACACGCAACGCCGCAAGAACGCGCTGGAGTCCAGTGCGCTGCCGGCCAAGCTCGCCGACTGCCGCAGCAACGACGTCGAGCGGTCCGAGCTGTTCATCGTCGAGGGTGACTCGGCCCTCGGCACGGCCAAGTCGGCACGCGACTCGGAGTTCCAGGCGCTGCTGCCGATCCGCGGCAAGATCCTCAACGTCCAGAAGGCCAGCATCGGCGACATGCTCAAGAACGCCGAGTGCTCGTCGATCATCCAGGTCGTCGGCGCGGGGTCCGGGCGTACGTTCGACGTCGACGCCGCCCGCTACGGCCGCATCATCTTCATGGCCGACGCAGATTCCGACGGTGCCCACATCAGGTGCCTGCTCGCGACGCTGTTCTTCCGTTACATGCGTGAATTGGTCGACGCGGGCCGTGTCTTCACGGCCGTGCCGCCGTTGCACCGCATCGAGCTGTCGAGTCCCAAGAAGGGCCAGGACAAGTACGTCTACACCTATTCCGACGCCGAGCTGCAGCGCAAGCTCGCCGAGCTGCAGCGCAAGAACATCAAGTGGAAGGACCCGGTGCAGCGCTACAAGGGCCTCGGCGAGATGGACGCCTCGCAGCTGGCCGAGACCACGATGGACCCGCGACACCGGACCCTGCGCCGCCTGACGGTCGACGACGGCGAGGAGGCCTCGTCGGTCTTCGAGCTGCTGATGGGCAACGAGGTCCCGCCCCGCAAGGAGTTCATCGTGCAGGGCGCCTACGAGATCGACGCCGACCGCATCGACGCCTGA
- a CDS encoding DNA polymerase IV, which yields MRSTASIMHLDLDAFFASVEQRDKPSLRGRPVIVGGIGPRGVVATASYEARVHGVRSAMRTAEARARCPHAAFLGGRFDAYREASRIVMERLREETEVIEPLSLDEAFVDLGAGPAFDPDRVEETVAAIRADISELTGGLTASVGVASSKLMAKIASEINKPDGVFVVEPGTEADVLGPMQATVIPGVGPATAERLRRVGILTVEDLRAPSEDELVRLLGQSSGRSLHRMAWADDDRPVMASRETKSVSVEDTFEQDISDRVQLESIIERMARSVSGRLRKNGLSGRTVTLKMRHHDFETHTRSTTLSNPTDNARLLATTARGLLAGEDISNGLRLLGVGVSGLADWVQDDLFATDEDDDLDEEVVEETVARPTRWYPGMDVHHDQHGDGWVWGSGLGRVTVRFETRWTPPGPVHTFLADDPALGAGHTGTFNT from the coding sequence ATGCGGTCCACGGCGTCGATCATGCACCTGGACCTGGACGCGTTCTTCGCCTCGGTCGAGCAGCGCGACAAGCCCTCGCTGCGGGGCCGTCCGGTCATCGTGGGCGGCATCGGGCCTCGCGGCGTCGTCGCCACCGCTTCATACGAGGCGCGGGTGCACGGCGTCCGATCCGCGATGCGTACGGCCGAGGCGCGCGCACGTTGCCCGCACGCGGCGTTCCTGGGCGGCCGCTTCGACGCCTATCGCGAGGCCAGCCGGATCGTGATGGAACGACTGCGCGAGGAGACCGAGGTCATCGAGCCGCTGTCGCTCGACGAGGCGTTCGTCGACCTGGGTGCGGGGCCGGCGTTCGATCCCGATCGGGTCGAGGAGACTGTCGCCGCGATCCGCGCTGACATCTCCGAGCTCACCGGAGGGCTCACCGCGTCGGTCGGGGTCGCGTCGTCCAAGCTGATGGCCAAGATCGCCAGCGAGATCAACAAGCCCGACGGCGTGTTCGTCGTCGAGCCCGGCACGGAGGCCGACGTCCTCGGTCCCATGCAGGCCACGGTCATCCCGGGTGTCGGGCCGGCGACCGCCGAGCGCCTTCGCCGGGTCGGCATCCTCACGGTCGAGGACCTGCGCGCGCCCAGCGAGGACGAGCTCGTACGCCTCCTCGGTCAGTCCTCGGGACGTTCGCTGCATCGCATGGCGTGGGCCGACGACGACCGGCCCGTCATGGCTTCGCGCGAGACCAAGTCCGTGAGCGTCGAGGACACGTTCGAGCAGGACATCTCGGACCGCGTCCAGCTCGAGTCGATCATCGAGCGCATGGCCCGCTCGGTGTCCGGCCGGCTGCGCAAGAACGGGTTGTCGGGCCGCACCGTGACGCTCAAGATGCGCCATCACGACTTCGAGACCCACACCCGGTCCACGACGCTGTCCAACCCCACCGACAACGCACGCCTCCTCGCCACGACAGCTCGCGGGCTGCTGGCCGGCGAGGACATCAGCAACGGGCTGCGGCTGCTCGGCGTCGGCGTGAGCGGGCTCGCCGACTGGGTCCAGGACGACCTCTTCGCGACCGACGAGGACGACGACCTCGACGAGGAGGTCGTCGAGGAGACCGTGGCACGTCCCACCCGGTGGTACCCGGGCATGGACGTGCACCACGACCAGCACGGTGACGGGTGGGTCTGGGGCTCCGGGCTAGGCCGCGTCACGGTCCGCTTCGAGACGCGCTGGACACCGCCCGGCCCGGTCCACACCTTCTTGGCGGACGACCCGGCACTCGGCGCGGGCCACACCGGTACGTTCAACACATGA
- a CDS encoding S9 family peptidase: MNVPPVAERRPITRSHHGDDFVDDYEWMRDKEDPATLAYLEAENAHTDAATAHLEPLRQQIFDEIKARTLETDLSVPVRRGKWWYYARTVEGQQYAIRCRCPIDDADDWNPPVLEAGAEVPGEEILLDSNVEAEGHEFFSLGAFSVSDDESLLAWSVDTQGDERYTIRVKDLRTGEVLPDEIAATSGGATWSAGGTHLFYTTVDEAWRPHRVWRHELGSTGDDVLVLEEPDERYFIGVGRTQSERFLVIGLSSKVTSEVRVLEADNPEGEFRVVLPRRDGVEYSLEHAVIGGEDHFLVLHNDDALNFELAAVRVDDPSARTVIIPGSDETRLEDVDVFAQQIVVSYRRDALSRIGIMALGADGVGPLSEIDFGEELFTSGVGANAEWDQPLIRVGVGSFITPASIYDYVVATDELILRKQAPVLGGYDPEEYEQHRTWAVADDGIRVPVSVVCRKDTPRDGSAPGLIYGYGAYEASMDPGFSVMRLSLLDRGFVFAIAHVRGGGELGRHWYDDGKMLHKRNTFTDFVASARHLVAEGWTSADRLIAEGGSAGGLLMGAVANLAPDAFAGIVASVPFVDALTTILDPSLPLTVIEWDEWGNPLEDPEVYAYMKSYTPYENVGAHPYPAILAVTSLHDTRVMYVEPAKWVARLRATATGDAPILLKTEMHAGHGGVSGRYASWKERAWELAWIIDRATAAAG, encoded by the coding sequence ATGAACGTGCCACCTGTCGCAGAGCGCCGCCCGATCACCCGCAGTCACCACGGGGACGACTTCGTCGACGACTACGAGTGGATGCGCGACAAGGAGGACCCGGCGACGCTGGCCTACCTCGAGGCCGAGAACGCCCACACGGACGCCGCCACGGCCCACCTCGAGCCCCTGCGCCAGCAGATCTTCGACGAGATCAAGGCACGAACCCTCGAGACCGACCTGTCCGTCCCCGTACGCCGCGGCAAGTGGTGGTACTACGCCCGTACGGTCGAGGGTCAGCAGTACGCCATCCGCTGCCGCTGCCCGATCGACGACGCCGACGACTGGAACCCGCCCGTGCTCGAGGCCGGAGCCGAGGTCCCCGGCGAGGAGATCCTGCTGGACTCCAACGTCGAGGCCGAGGGGCACGAGTTCTTCTCCCTCGGCGCGTTCAGCGTCAGCGACGACGAGAGCCTCCTCGCATGGTCCGTCGACACCCAGGGCGACGAGCGCTACACGATCCGCGTCAAGGACCTCCGGACCGGCGAGGTGCTGCCCGACGAGATCGCCGCGACGAGCGGCGGGGCGACCTGGTCGGCCGGTGGCACGCACCTCTTCTACACGACGGTCGACGAGGCCTGGCGCCCTCACCGCGTGTGGCGGCACGAGCTGGGCTCGACCGGAGACGACGTGCTGGTCCTCGAGGAGCCCGATGAGCGCTACTTCATCGGCGTCGGGCGCACCCAGTCCGAGCGCTTCCTGGTCATCGGCCTGTCGTCCAAGGTCACGAGCGAGGTGCGCGTGCTCGAGGCCGACAACCCTGAAGGTGAGTTCCGCGTCGTGCTCCCCCGCCGTGACGGCGTCGAGTACTCGCTCGAGCACGCTGTGATCGGTGGCGAGGACCACTTCCTCGTGCTGCACAACGACGACGCGCTCAACTTCGAGCTCGCGGCCGTACGCGTCGACGATCCCAGCGCCCGCACGGTCATCATCCCCGGCAGCGACGAGACCCGGCTCGAGGACGTCGACGTGTTCGCCCAGCAGATCGTGGTGTCCTACCGCCGCGACGCCCTGTCCCGCATCGGCATCATGGCGCTGGGCGCGGACGGCGTCGGCCCGCTCAGCGAGATCGACTTCGGCGAGGAGCTCTTCACCAGTGGTGTGGGCGCCAACGCCGAGTGGGACCAGCCGCTGATCCGCGTCGGCGTCGGCTCGTTCATCACCCCGGCCTCGATCTACGACTACGTCGTCGCGACCGACGAGCTGATCCTGCGCAAGCAGGCTCCCGTCCTCGGCGGCTACGACCCCGAGGAGTATGAGCAGCACCGCACCTGGGCCGTCGCAGACGACGGCATTCGCGTTCCGGTCTCGGTCGTCTGCCGCAAGGACACGCCTCGTGACGGCTCCGCACCCGGGCTGATCTACGGCTACGGCGCCTACGAGGCCAGCATGGATCCCGGCTTCTCGGTCATGCGCCTCTCGCTGCTCGACCGCGGCTTCGTGTTCGCGATCGCTCACGTGCGCGGCGGCGGCGAGCTCGGTCGCCACTGGTACGACGACGGCAAGATGCTGCACAAGCGCAACACGTTCACCGACTTCGTCGCGAGTGCCCGGCACCTCGTTGCCGAGGGCTGGACGTCGGCTGACCGGTTGATCGCCGAGGGCGGCAGCGCCGGAGGCCTGCTGATGGGCGCCGTCGCCAACCTCGCCCCCGACGCGTTCGCCGGCATCGTGGCGAGCGTCCCGTTCGTCGACGCGCTCACCACGATCCTCGACCCGAGCCTGCCGCTCACGGTCATCGAGTGGGACGAGTGGGGCAACCCGCTCGAGGACCCCGAGGTCTACGCCTACATGAAGTCCTACACGCCCTACGAGAACGTCGGCGCGCATCCCTATCCGGCGATCCTGGCGGTGACGAGCCTGCACGACACCCGGGTCATGTACGTCGAGCCGGCCAAGTGGGTCGCCCGGCTGCGCGCGACGGCGACCGGTGACGCCCCGATCCTGCTGAAGACCGAGATGCACGCCGGTCACGGCGGTGTCAGCGGCCGCTACGCCTCGTGGAAGGAACGGGCCTGGGAGCTCGCCTGGATCATCGACCGGGCGACCGCTGCAGCTGGCTGA
- a CDS encoding DUF4192 domain-containing protein, with protein sequence MTQTPSVYTAHDIPDLLNTLPTLFGFRPQESLVAVATRGPRRRFGFRLRVDIPAPESVDDLAGIVVGHLANHGAEGAILLAVTQQQETARDLLAAIERRLPPIAVIVAARADGERYWSDEPGFPAEGIAYETSDHHLAVVQAIAAGQQILPDRQALVDRFAAVQGPRRTWMERAADEVLRDVVSLVARTPDSQLAAAGMQQVQPILDRGLAGERLTDEDIARFSTWMSSIVVRDEVWGQITAETADAMLAFLSLVSRSVVPPFESAVLSLTAFAAWLTGDGAQSLIAVERALDADPSYSMARLILQMLEGGVSPAHWFALQAAKPVSP encoded by the coding sequence ATGACGCAGACGCCCTCGGTCTACACGGCCCACGACATCCCCGACCTGCTCAACACGTTGCCGACGCTGTTCGGCTTCCGGCCGCAGGAGTCCTTGGTGGCTGTGGCGACGCGCGGGCCGAGACGCCGTTTCGGGTTCCGCCTGCGCGTCGACATCCCGGCACCCGAGAGCGTCGACGACCTGGCCGGGATCGTGGTCGGTCATCTCGCCAACCACGGCGCCGAGGGCGCCATCCTTCTCGCCGTGACACAGCAACAGGAGACGGCCCGCGACCTGCTCGCCGCGATCGAGCGGCGGCTGCCGCCGATCGCCGTGATCGTCGCGGCTCGTGCCGACGGCGAGCGCTACTGGTCGGACGAGCCGGGCTTCCCGGCCGAAGGCATCGCCTACGAGACCTCCGACCACCACCTCGCGGTGGTCCAGGCGATCGCTGCAGGGCAGCAGATCCTGCCTGACCGCCAGGCGTTGGTCGATCGCTTCGCCGCGGTGCAGGGGCCGCGCCGGACCTGGATGGAGCGTGCGGCCGACGAGGTCCTCCGTGACGTCGTCTCGCTCGTCGCCCGCACGCCTGACAGCCAGCTCGCCGCTGCAGGCATGCAGCAGGTCCAGCCGATCCTCGATCGAGGACTGGCTGGGGAGCGGCTCACCGACGAGGACATCGCCCGGTTCTCGACATGGATGTCCAGCATCGTGGTCCGGGACGAGGTGTGGGGCCAGATCACGGCGGAGACCGCCGATGCCATGCTCGCGTTCCTGTCCCTCGTCTCGCGCAGCGTCGTGCCACCCTTCGAGTCGGCGGTCCTGAGCCTGACCGCCTTCGCTGCCTGGCTCACCGGCGACGGCGCACAGTCCCTCATCGCGGTCGAGCGCGCCCTCGACGCCGACCCGTCGTACTCCATGGCGAGGCTCATCCTCCAGATGCTGGAGGGTGGTGTCTCCCCGGCTCACTGGTTCGCTCTCCAAGCCGCCAAGCCTGTGTCGCCCTAG
- a CDS encoding glutamate-cysteine ligase family protein, with the protein MGQDVDAREFSREDRTRYRAKVRRCLDVFARMLSEHDLSFEHTHVGIEIEFNLVDDQGDPALKNAEALDAIADEDFQTELGLFNIEINVPPARIEGTGLDVLQATLRDDLNVAQAKASEVGAHLLMIGILPTLQEGHFSRDVISANPRYHLLSEQILNARGEDIEIVIDGVDRLDTTADTIIPEAACTSTQLHLQVEPDEFAPMWNAAQAIAAVQVAVGANSPFLLGQQLWHETRIALFEQATDTRSEELKAQGVRPRVFFGERWITSVFDLFEENVRYFPALLPIVDDEDPLAELEAGRVPNLPELRLHNGTIYRWNRPIYDVADGRPHLRIENRLLPAGPTVVDTMANAALFYGLVKVLGTSDRPVWSQLSFRAAEDNFHQAARAGIDTDIYWPAVGTVSARELVLRQLLPLAHAGLEEMDVDASVRDRLLGIIEQRCITGRNGATWLIDEFSHHVASSSDRAAAMRATTRAYEEHMHQGDPVHTWPTRS; encoded by the coding sequence ATGGGACAGGACGTGGACGCACGTGAGTTCAGCCGCGAGGACCGCACGCGCTACCGCGCGAAGGTGCGCCGGTGTCTCGATGTCTTCGCCCGCATGCTCAGCGAGCACGACCTCTCGTTCGAGCACACCCATGTCGGCATCGAGATCGAGTTCAACCTGGTCGACGACCAGGGCGATCCGGCGCTCAAGAACGCCGAGGCGCTCGACGCGATCGCCGACGAGGACTTCCAGACCGAGCTCGGCCTGTTCAACATCGAGATCAACGTGCCTCCGGCGCGCATCGAGGGCACGGGCCTCGACGTGCTCCAGGCGACGCTGCGCGACGACCTCAACGTCGCGCAGGCCAAGGCCTCGGAGGTCGGCGCGCACCTCTTGATGATCGGCATCCTCCCGACGTTGCAGGAGGGCCACTTCAGCCGGGACGTCATCTCGGCCAATCCGCGCTATCACCTGTTGTCCGAGCAGATCCTCAACGCCAGGGGCGAGGACATCGAGATCGTGATCGACGGCGTCGACCGCCTCGACACCACGGCTGACACGATCATTCCCGAGGCAGCATGCACCAGCACCCAGCTGCACCTCCAGGTCGAGCCCGACGAGTTCGCGCCGATGTGGAACGCCGCGCAGGCGATCGCCGCCGTGCAGGTGGCGGTCGGCGCCAACTCACCGTTCCTGCTCGGTCAGCAGCTGTGGCACGAGACCCGCATCGCGCTGTTCGAGCAGGCCACCGACACCCGCAGCGAGGAGCTCAAGGCCCAGGGCGTACGTCCGCGGGTGTTCTTCGGCGAGCGGTGGATCACGTCGGTCTTCGACCTGTTCGAGGAGAACGTCAGGTACTTCCCGGCCCTGCTCCCGATCGTCGACGACGAGGACCCGCTGGCCGAGCTCGAGGCCGGGCGAGTGCCCAACCTGCCCGAGCTGCGCCTGCACAACGGCACGATCTACCGCTGGAACCGGCCGATCTACGACGTCGCGGACGGCAGGCCACACCTCCGCATCGAGAACCGCCTCCTCCCGGCGGGCCCCACCGTGGTCGACACGATGGCCAACGCCGCGCTCTTCTACGGGCTCGTCAAGGTCCTGGGCACGAGCGACCGGCCCGTCTGGTCGCAGCTGTCGTTCCGCGCCGCCGAGGACAACTTCCACCAGGCCGCCAGGGCCGGCATCGACACCGACATCTATTGGCCGGCGGTCGGCACGGTGTCGGCGCGCGAGCTCGTCCTGCGTCAGCTGCTGCCGCTGGCCCATGCCGGCCTCGAGGAGATGGACGTCGACGCCTCGGTGCGCGACCGCCTGCTGGGGATCATCGAGCAGCGCTGCATCACCGGCCGCAACGGCGCCACGTGGCTGATCGACGAGTTCAGTCATCACGTCGCGTCGTCGAGCGATCGCGCGGCCGCGATGCGGGCGACGACGCGTGCCTACGAGGAGCACATGCACCAGGGTGACCCGGTTCACACGTGGCCGACACGGTCCTGA
- a CDS encoding phospholipase D-like domain-containing protein, which yields MSRSTRGIRVLGVGTLFATLILGFGTAASGADQPATTGDTTTATPTPTPTDTTAPADDTPSDTSSGSLPKATIQAAGSPYGGTYPVTLESNFSRPYKSISSASNSDFSLLDDLERLIRGTYRDPRTGEPRSSASKAANSIRLSISRMENSHRVGRELIKAAQAGVEVYVIHGKASQSKESRYLQKRMGELKHGHFKICSKGKSLACLSSQSAAIMHSKILLIGNTFTRDKKSAVGVLWTGSANLGGPSGERTYNNGLTVYNDKKLYLELRQMWADMWAERNVGSSYLQYVRDHYTKYGYYGGADGYTESFAQYGMFYSNLANVTIYATPIFATPTNGKDPVLNLLNRVVPDDQCRIRLQQNRFKYRRIAVANKLVELADGGCKISGVYFEDDLKVNRIAHCQQYIRICRPILDVLKTANRRIEAAWAKPHDKTILVDAILKPNKLNPEEQLPSGGAWPAAGSRTKLVQAGSAALTGSNLIASDEVTTETTDAGIYDEYLEHFKAILKSREYHNFPY from the coding sequence ATGAGCCGATCCACGCGCGGCATCCGCGTCTTGGGCGTTGGCACGCTCTTCGCGACCTTGATCCTCGGGTTCGGAACGGCAGCCTCTGGCGCCGACCAGCCGGCCACGACGGGCGACACCACGACCGCGACCCCCACGCCGACTCCGACGGACACGACGGCGCCTGCCGACGACACCCCGTCGGACACCTCGTCAGGTTCGCTGCCCAAGGCCACGATCCAGGCCGCTGGCAGTCCCTACGGTGGGACCTACCCGGTCACGCTCGAGAGCAACTTCTCGCGTCCCTACAAGTCGATCTCCAGTGCCTCCAACAGCGACTTCTCGCTGCTCGACGACCTCGAGCGCCTGATCCGCGGCACCTACCGCGATCCGCGCACCGGGGAGCCGCGCTCGTCCGCGTCGAAGGCCGCCAACTCGATCCGCTTGTCGATCTCCCGCATGGAGAACTCGCACCGCGTGGGCCGTGAGCTCATCAAGGCCGCGCAGGCGGGCGTCGAGGTCTACGTCATCCATGGCAAGGCCTCGCAGTCCAAGGAGTCGCGCTACCTGCAGAAGCGGATGGGCGAGCTCAAGCACGGGCACTTCAAGATCTGCTCCAAGGGCAAGAGCCTGGCCTGCCTGTCCAGCCAGAGCGCGGCGATCATGCACAGCAAGATCCTGCTGATCGGCAACACGTTCACTCGCGACAAGAAGAGCGCGGTGGGCGTTCTCTGGACCGGCTCGGCCAACCTCGGCGGACCCAGCGGTGAGCGCACCTACAACAACGGCCTGACGGTCTACAACGACAAGAAGCTCTACCTCGAGCTGCGGCAGATGTGGGCCGACATGTGGGCCGAGCGCAACGTCGGCAGCAGCTACCTGCAGTACGTACGGGACCACTACACCAAGTACGGCTACTACGGCGGAGCCGACGGCTACACCGAGAGCTTCGCGCAGTACGGCATGTTCTACTCCAACCTCGCCAACGTGACGATCTACGCCACGCCCATCTTCGCGACGCCGACCAACGGCAAGGATCCCGTCCTCAACCTGCTCAACCGCGTGGTGCCGGACGACCAGTGCCGCATCCGGTTGCAGCAGAACCGGTTCAAGTACCGCCGCATCGCGGTGGCCAACAAGCTCGTCGAGCTGGCTGATGGCGGCTGCAAGATCTCGGGCGTCTACTTCGAGGACGACCTCAAGGTCAACCGCATCGCCCACTGCCAGCAGTACATCCGCATCTGCCGGCCGATCCTCGACGTGCTCAAGACCGCCAACCGACGCATCGAGGCGGCGTGGGCCAAGCCCCACGACAAGACGATCCTCGTCGACGCGATCCTCAAGCCCAACAAGCTCAACCCGGAGGAGCAGCTGCCCTCAGGTGGCGCCTGGCCCGCTGCGGGATCGCGCACCAAGCTGGTCCAAGCGGGATCGGCAGCGTTGACTGGCTCCAACCTGATTGCGAGCGACGAGGTGACGACGGAGACGACCGACGCGGGGATCTACGACGAGTACCTCGAGCACTTCAAGGCGATCTTGAAGTCGCGGGAGTACCACAACTTCCCGTACTGA